GGCGGCATCTACCAGGCCCCGCTCTCCGGCGGCGCCCCGGCCCCGATCCCCGGCACCGAACGGTTCCACCTGCTGCAATGGCCCTGGGCGGGAGCGCCCAAGAGCCTCGCCGGCGAGCCGTCCGATCCTCAGCCCACGTTCCGGCGCCTGGTCAACGTCGTGACAGGAGAACGGCGCGACGCCAGGACAGATGACGGGACCTGCTCGCTCACCTGGTGCGTCAACCGGGCGGCCGCGCAGGCGTTCCGCCGTGACGGCTCCGGCCGGCACGTCCTGACCGCCAGGCCGGTGCCGGTGGGGCCGCCCATTCTCGACCGCTTCCTCGTGCTCACGCGGGACTCGTCCCCGGCCGACAACCGCCTGTTCCTGTACGACCTCAAGACCCGCAGGACCGGCGATCTCTTCAGCTTCAAGAGCCACATGCCCGACAAAGCCGCCTCTGACTACATGGAGGCCGTCACCATCGACCACACCACGCGCTACGTGCTCACCTACAACCTCGGCGACAAGCGGGTGGTCATCGATCTCCCCGCCATCCCGGGATAGGGATCACCCGCGGGCGGGACGGTGCTGCCGCGGAAGACGAGCTCGGGAGCCAAGAGCCTTATACGTCGTGAATATACTCTCGGTGTATAATCTCCGGGCATGAGCGTCCCTCTAGCACTGCTCGGCCTTCTCGAGCGGCAGCCGAGCCACGGATACGACCTGAAACGCGACTACGACACCTACTTCGGCGGGGGAAAGTCGCTCCCCTTCGGCCAGGTGTACTCCACGCTCGCCCGCCTGACCCGCGACGGCAAGATCACCGCGGGGCAGAGCGAGCCGGGCGACGGCCCCGACCGCAAGCGCTACGCCATCACCCCGGTCGGCACGAGCGAGGTCGAGGCGTGGCTGGCCGAGCCGGTCGCGGCCGAGCCGTACCTGCAGACGGTGTTCTTCACCAAGGTCGTGCTGGCGCTGATGCTGGGCCGCGACGCGGCGGGCTACCTGGACGCCCAGCGCGCGACGCATCTGCGGCGCATGCGGGAGCTGACGGAGATCAGGCGCGAAGGCACGCTGGTGGACACGCTCCTCGCCGACCACGCCCTGTTCCGCCTCGAAGCCGACCTGCGGTGGATCGACGTCACCCAGGCCCGGCTCGAGGCGCTGGCGGAGACGGTGCGCAACCGATGATCGTCAACGCTCTGCTGCGGGCCGAGGGGATCAGCCGCTCCTTCGGCAGCACGCCCGCGCTGCGGGAGGCCAGCCTGTCGGTGACCGCGGGCGAGGTGCTGGCCATCATGGGGCCGAGCGGCTCCGGCAAGTCGACGCTGCTGCACTGCCTGGCCGGGATCTTCACCCCGGACAGCGGCGAGGTCTGGTTCGACGGGCGGCGGCTGGACACGCTGGACGACAGTCGCCGCAGCGAGCTGCGGCGCACCGCCTTCGGTTTCGTCTTCCAGTTCGGCCAGCTGGTGCCCGAGCTGACCGTGACCGACAACGTGGCGCTGCCGCTGCTGCTCGGCCGCGCCAGGCGCAAGGACGCCTACGAGCGGGCCGCCTCCTGGCTGGAGCGGCTGGAGCTGGCCGGCCTGGGCGGCCGGCGTACCGCGGAGCTGTCCGGCGGGCAGGCGCAGCGGGTGGCCATCGCCAGAGCGCTGGTCACGCGGCCGCGGGTGATCTTCGCCGACGAGCCGACCGGCGCGCTCGACTCGCTCACCGGCGAGCACGTGATGGACCAGCTGGTGGGCCTGGCCCGCGAGGAGGGCGCCGCCGTGATCGTGGTGACGCACGACGCCCGGGTCGCCGCCTGCGCCGACCGGGAGGTCGTCGTGCGCGACGGCAAGGTGACCGACCCGTACGCCAGTGGGATCGTCCGATGATCTCGCTGGGTCTGCGGTTGTCGGTGCGCAGCGGCAGGGAGACGGCGGCCCGGCTGGCGCTGATCGTGGCCGGGGTGGCGGTCGGCGTCGCGGTGCTGCTGGCCACGCTGTCGCTGTTCAACGCCTTCCAGGCCACCTACGACCGGCCCTGCTGGGAGTGCACGCAGGGCACGGCGCCCAGCGGCTGGGCCCTGGACGCCACCGCCGACGGCGCGCTGTGGAACCTCCGCGAGGACTACTACGCGGGCCGGATGATCAAGAGGCTCGACGCCGCCGCGCTCGGCGCCCGGGCGCCGGTCATCCCCGGCCTGCCGGGGATGCCCGCCCCCGGCCGCTATTACGCCTCGCCCGCGCTGGCCAGGCTGCTGGACTCGGCGCCGCGCGAGCAGCTCGCCGACCGCTTCCCCGGGGAGCGCGCGGGCCTGATCGGCCACGCGGCGCTGTCCGGCCCCGACGAGCTGGCCATCGTGGTGGGACGGACGCCGCAGGAGGTCGCCGCCATGATCGGCACCCGGCAGGTCGACACCGTCGCCACCGAGCCCGCGGTCGACGACAGCGCGGAGGTCTACCAGGTCGGGTTCGGCATCGCCGCGATCGGGCTGATCGTCCCGCTGCTGGTGCTGGTGGGCACCGCCACCCGCCTGGCCGCCGCCCGCCGCGAGGGGCGTTTCGCGGCGATCAGGCTGGTCGGCGCCACCTCCCGGCAGATCAACGTCCTCGCCGCGGTGGACGCCGCGCTGGGCGCGCTGCTCGGCGCGCTGGCCGGTGTCGTGCTCTTCCAGCTCGTACGCCCGGCCGTCGCCGAGGTGCGGATCACCGGTTCGCGCTTCTTCCCCGAGCTGGCCGTCCCGAGCCCCAGCCAGTACGCGGCCGTGCTCGCCTGCGTGCCGCTCGTCTCGGCCGGCGCCGCCCTGTGGTCGCTGCGCCGGGTCCGGATCTCACCGCTCGGCGTGGCCAGGAAGGCCGCCCCGCCGCCGCCGAAGGCGTGGCGGGTGATCCCGCTGCTGGCCGGGCTGGGGCTGTTCGCAGGTCCGGCGTTCAAGGAGGGCAAACCCGACGCTTTGCTGGCCGACACCGGGATCGCGCTCATCATGGTCGGGCTCGTGCTGGCCGGGCCGTGGCTGACGATGCTGGCCGCCCGCCTGGCCGCCCGGCTGACCCGTGGCGCGGCGACGCTGCTGGCCGCGCAGCGCCTGGCCGCCGACCCGAAGACCGCCTTCAGGTCGGTGAGCGGGCTGGTGCTGGCGGTGTTCATCGGCACGACGATCGCGGCCCTCGTCCCCACGGTGGTCAAGGGCCAGCAGGCCGTGGCCGGCGGCACGCTCAACGGCGTGCTGGGCGCCACGCTCTACCGGCCGGGCATCGAGGGGCTGTCACCGCGGGCGGGGGCGGACCTGCTGGCCCGGCTGCGCGCCGACCCCGGCGTGGACGTACTGCCGATCTACGCCAGGGCGGACCTGGACAAGCTCCGCCCGACGCCTGACGGCCCGCCGCCCGCGACCTCCGTCGTCGAGTGCTCGGGCCTGGCCCGCTTCCCCGTGCTCGGCCGGTGCCCCGCGGGCGCGCAGGCCGTGCTGGGCCGATTCGACCGGATCGTCGGCGCCGACAACCCGCTCACCATCGACAGGCTCCTCCCGCTGGCCGGCCCCGCCAGCGAGTCCACTTCCGCGACGGGGCTCGAGCTGAGAGCCGTCATGGTCCGCGCGGGCGACACGGCGACACTGGAGCGGCTGCGTACGCTGCTGGCCGGCTACACCGCCGAAGCCCCGATGACCTTCGCCGAGATCGCCCAGGTCAGAGCCGACCTGTACGTCCGGGCGGAGAACATCGCGCTGGCCATGGTGGCGCTCACCCTGGTCGCCGGCGCCTGCAGCCTCGTGGTGGCGGTCGGCGGTGGCCTGGTGGAGCGCAGGCAGCCGTTCACGCTGCTGCGGCTGGCCGGCACGCCCATCCGCACCCTGGCCACGGTGGTGCTGTTGGAGTCGGCGCTGCCGCTCGTGCTGGCCGCCGTGCTCGCCGCCGGCGCCGGCTTCGGCGTGGCCGAGCCGTTCATCGACCAGCTCGCGATGAAGGGCGCCTCTCTGGCGATGCCCGGGCCCGTCTACTTCGCCTCCCTGGGCGGCGGCCTGGCCGCCTCCCTCCTGGTGATCCTCACGGCCCTGCCGCTGCTCCGGCGCATGACCGCGCCCGACAACGCGCGTTTCGAATAGGAGTCGTATGAAACACATCCTGACCGCGCTGGCCCTGGTCGCCGCCGCCCTGGTGGCGTTACGCCCCGGCGCGCCGGCCCTGGCGGCGGACGGCCGCTACTCCGCCGAGATCCGCCGTACCGAGTACGGCCTGCCCCACGTGTCCGCCAAGGACTACGGCGGGCTCGGATTCGGGTACGGCTACGCCTTCGCGCAGGACAACCTCTGCGTGCTGGCCTCCTGGGTGGTGACCCTGCGGGGCGAGCGGTCCAGGTACTTCGGCCCCAAGGCGGACTCCGACGACCCGGTCCGGCCGGTCGCCAACCTGGTCAGCGACGTCTACTACAAGAGCGTCGCCGACTCCGGCGTCGTGCGCCGACTGCTGACCCAGCCGCCGCCGGTGGGCCCGAGCGACGAGCTGCGCCGGCTCGTCGACGGCTACGTCGCCGGGTACAACCGCTATCTGGAGCAGACCGGGGCCGCGAACCTGCCGGACCCCACCTGCCGGGGCAAGAGCTGGGTCGGCCCCATCACCGCCACCGACATCTGGAACAACATCCTCGACCTCGACCGCATGGCGAGCGGCTCCCAGCTCAAGGAGTTCATCGTCGGAGAGGCCGAGGCCGAGGGGGCGCAGCCGGGGCCCGCTCCGGGCAGCAACGCCTGGGCGCTCGGCCGCCGCGCGACCCGTGACGGCCACGGCATGCTGCTGGCCGACCCGCACTTCCCCTGGAACGGGATCCGCCGCTTCTACCAGGTGCAGCTGACCATCCCCGGCGTGCTCGACGTCTCCGGCGGCAGCCTGTACGGCATGCCGGTCGTCCAGATCGGTCACAACGCGACCGTGGCCTGGACGCACACCGTCTCCCACGCCCAGCGCTTCACCCTCTACCGGCTCGACCTCGTGGACCCCACGAGCTACCGCGTGGACGGCCGGACCGAGCCGATGGGCCGCCAGCAGATGGAGGTCACCCTGCAGGACGGCACCGTCGTGGAGCACACGCTCCTCACCTCACGCTACGGCCCGGTGCTGGCCGCCGGCCACACCGACAAGGTCGCCTACGCGCTGGCCGACGTCAACGCCGCCAACCTGCGCGCGGCCGACGAGTGGCTGGCGATGGCGAAGTCGCGGAACCTCGCCGAGCTGAAGGCCGCCCAGGCCGCGCACCAGGGCATGGCGTTCGTCCACACGCTCGCCACCGACGCCGGCGGGACCGCCTACTTCGCCGACGCCTCGGTGGTCCCCCATGTCACCGACGCCCAGGCGGAGCGCTGCGCCAAGCCGTCGCCCATCCCGGGCCTGGAGGAGTACGTCCTGGACGGCTCGACCTCCGCGTGCCTGTGGGGCAAGGACCGCGACGCCGTCGTCCCCGGCATCTTCGGGCCGGCGAGCCAGCCGAGGCTGACCCGCGCCGACTACGTGGCCAACTCCAACAACACCTCCTGGATGACGAACCCGTCGGCGCCGCTGACCGGCTACCCGCGCGTGTGGGGCAAGGCGCGCACCGACCTGGAGCCGCGCCCCCGCGTCAGCCTGGACATGATCGCCCAGCGGCTGTCCGGGACCGACGGACTCGGCGCTCCCGGTTTCACCTTGGAGACGCTGCAGGCCACCTCGCAGGGCAAGCGCAACTACACCTTCGAGCTCATGCGCCCGGACCTGCTGAAGCTGTGCCGTACTGACTCCGAGCCGACCGCCTCCGACGGCACGCAGGTCGACGTGGGCGAGGCCTGCCGGACGCTGGCCGCCTGGGATGGGCGCGCCACCCTGGACGGAGAGGGGGCCGTCCTGTGGCGTGAGTTCTTCACCCGGCTCGAGCGTCCGACCAAGCCGGGAGACCCCGTGTACAGCCCGTGGCGGGTGCCGTTCGATCCCGAGCATCCGCTGACCACCCCGCGGGGCCTGAAGCACGACGACCCGGTGGTGCGCCAGGCCCTGGCCGACGCCGTGCTCTACTTCCAGACCAACGGCATCCCCCTGACCCTCACCCCTGGCCGGGCGCAGCATTACTCCTCGATCCCGATTCCCGGCTGCACCGAAGGCGAGGGCTGCTTCGACAGGGTGCGCATGCGCGGCCGGCTCGGCGCCGACGGCCGCTACCCGGAGGTGGACACCGGTTCGAGCTTCATGATGGCCGTCGAGCTCACCCCGGACGGCCCCCGTACGCGGACCATCCTGACCTATTCGCTCTCCACCAACCCGAGCTCGCCGCACCACACCGACCAGACGGCCCTGTTCTCGCGCGGCCAGTGGGTCACCGAGCGTTTCACCGAGGCCGAGATCGCCGCCGACCCGAAGCTGACCACGGCCACGGTGCGCGGGTGAGGCACATCGCTCTCACGCGGGCGGCAGCCAGGCGCGGAGGGCGGCCGTCAGGGTGACCGTGTCGGCGGGGCCCGGGCCGGACGCCCACGCGACCGTCCCGTCCGGCCGGATCAGCGCGGACGCCAGGTCGTCGCGATCCCGTACGGTCACCTCGGCCACGTCCAGCGCCCCGCGCCACGGCTGCGCCGCCTCGGCGGCCTCGGGCTGGAACGGCGCGTGGACGAGGAGCGGCCGCCCCGACCCGCACAGCTCCGAGAGCGTGCGGGTCCCGCCCGTGCCCGTCACCAGCCGCAGGTCCGGACAGGCGCGACCGGCCAGCGGGTGGGTGGCGGGGTACGGGAGCTCGTACCGGGTGCCGAGCCCGCTCAGCATCCGGCCGAAGTAGCGGTTGACCTCCAGGAAGTCGAGCAGGTCGGACACGATGTCCCGCATGGCCGCCACGTGCGCGCCGGGCAGCAGCAGCGCGGACTGGGCGCGCGTGTTGTGCAGGACGGCCGCGCCGACGGGGTGGCGTTCCGCGGTGTAGGTGTCGAGCAGGCCCTCCGGCGCGCGCCCGGTGACCGTGGCGGCGAGCTTCCAGCCCAGGTTGACGGCGTCCATGAGGCCGAGGTTGAGCCCCTGGCCGCCGTTCGGCGAGTGGACGTGCGCGGCGTCGCCCGCCAGCAGCACCCTGCCCACCCGGTAGGTGGCCGCCTGGCGCGCGCCGTCGGTGAACCGCAGCCCGCCGCGCACCTCCGGCAACTCGACGTCCACGCCCGTCACCCGGAACAGGCTTGCCCGCATCTCCTCGGCGGTCAGCGGCAGCCCGCGGTCCTCGGGGAACCCGTCGAACTCGACCGTCGCCACCATGCCGGGCGCCCGCATCAGCATGCCCGTGCCGGTCCAGCCCGATTCGGGCAGCTTGTCGAGGCCGGGAGCGTCGGTCAGGACCCGCCGTACGACGCTCGTGGGCTCCGTGCCGGGGAAGTCGAACCCGGCCAGCTTGCGTACGGCCGAACGTCCTCCGTCGCAGCCGACCAGGTACGGCGCGGACAAGCGTCGCTCTCCGTCCGGGGTGCCGACGGTGACGGTGACGCCGGAGTCGTCCTGGGTCAGCGCGATCACCTCGTGCCCACGCAGGACGGCGGCGGATGAGCCGCCGGTCAGCGAGGTGAGGTGTGCGGCGAGGACGCGTTCGAGGTCCGGCTGCCAGATCAGCGTGCCGACCCGGTCCGGCTCCTCCTGCAGCGCAGGGTCGATCTTGAAGATCTGGGCGAAGTGCCCCTTCTCGCTGCCGTGGTCGCGTGCCTTGTCGGCGAGAC
This genomic interval from Nonomuraea helvata contains the following:
- a CDS encoding PadR family transcriptional regulator, encoding MSVPLALLGLLERQPSHGYDLKRDYDTYFGGGKSLPFGQVYSTLARLTRDGKITAGQSEPGDGPDRKRYAITPVGTSEVEAWLAEPVAAEPYLQTVFFTKVVLALMLGRDAAGYLDAQRATHLRRMRELTEIRREGTLVDTLLADHALFRLEADLRWIDVTQARLEALAETVRNR
- a CDS encoding ABC transporter ATP-binding protein, whose protein sequence is MIVNALLRAEGISRSFGSTPALREASLSVTAGEVLAIMGPSGSGKSTLLHCLAGIFTPDSGEVWFDGRRLDTLDDSRRSELRRTAFGFVFQFGQLVPELTVTDNVALPLLLGRARRKDAYERAASWLERLELAGLGGRRTAELSGGQAQRVAIARALVTRPRVIFADEPTGALDSLTGEHVMDQLVGLAREEGAAVIVVTHDARVAACADREVVVRDGKVTDPYASGIVR
- a CDS encoding FtsX-like permease family protein, with product MISLGLRLSVRSGRETAARLALIVAGVAVGVAVLLATLSLFNAFQATYDRPCWECTQGTAPSGWALDATADGALWNLREDYYAGRMIKRLDAAALGARAPVIPGLPGMPAPGRYYASPALARLLDSAPREQLADRFPGERAGLIGHAALSGPDELAIVVGRTPQEVAAMIGTRQVDTVATEPAVDDSAEVYQVGFGIAAIGLIVPLLVLVGTATRLAAARREGRFAAIRLVGATSRQINVLAAVDAALGALLGALAGVVLFQLVRPAVAEVRITGSRFFPELAVPSPSQYAAVLACVPLVSAGAALWSLRRVRISPLGVARKAAPPPPKAWRVIPLLAGLGLFAGPAFKEGKPDALLADTGIALIMVGLVLAGPWLTMLAARLAARLTRGAATLLAAQRLAADPKTAFRSVSGLVLAVFIGTTIAALVPTVVKGQQAVAGGTLNGVLGATLYRPGIEGLSPRAGADLLARLRADPGVDVLPIYARADLDKLRPTPDGPPPATSVVECSGLARFPVLGRCPAGAQAVLGRFDRIVGADNPLTIDRLLPLAGPASESTSATGLELRAVMVRAGDTATLERLRTLLAGYTAEAPMTFAEIAQVRADLYVRAENIALAMVALTLVAGACSLVVAVGGGLVERRQPFTLLRLAGTPIRTLATVVLLESALPLVLAAVLAAGAGFGVAEPFIDQLAMKGASLAMPGPVYFASLGGGLAASLLVILTALPLLRRMTAPDNARFE
- a CDS encoding penicillin acylase family protein; amino-acid sequence: MKHILTALALVAAALVALRPGAPALAADGRYSAEIRRTEYGLPHVSAKDYGGLGFGYGYAFAQDNLCVLASWVVTLRGERSRYFGPKADSDDPVRPVANLVSDVYYKSVADSGVVRRLLTQPPPVGPSDELRRLVDGYVAGYNRYLEQTGAANLPDPTCRGKSWVGPITATDIWNNILDLDRMASGSQLKEFIVGEAEAEGAQPGPAPGSNAWALGRRATRDGHGMLLADPHFPWNGIRRFYQVQLTIPGVLDVSGGSLYGMPVVQIGHNATVAWTHTVSHAQRFTLYRLDLVDPTSYRVDGRTEPMGRQQMEVTLQDGTVVEHTLLTSRYGPVLAAGHTDKVAYALADVNAANLRAADEWLAMAKSRNLAELKAAQAAHQGMAFVHTLATDAGGTAYFADASVVPHVTDAQAERCAKPSPIPGLEEYVLDGSTSACLWGKDRDAVVPGIFGPASQPRLTRADYVANSNNTSWMTNPSAPLTGYPRVWGKARTDLEPRPRVSLDMIAQRLSGTDGLGAPGFTLETLQATSQGKRNYTFELMRPDLLKLCRTDSEPTASDGTQVDVGEACRTLAAWDGRATLDGEGAVLWREFFTRLERPTKPGDPVYSPWRVPFDPEHPLTTPRGLKHDDPVVRQALADAVLYFQTNGIPLTLTPGRAQHYSSIPIPGCTEGEGCFDRVRMRGRLGADGRYPEVDTGSSFMMAVELTPDGPRTRTILTYSLSTNPSSPHHTDQTALFSRGQWVTERFTEAEIAADPKLTTATVRG
- a CDS encoding FAD-dependent monooxygenase, with the translated sequence MDADVIVVGAGPVGLLLAAELRLAGARPLVLERLAEPGAEPKARGIGALATEALRRRGLGEALAAHQERGLADKARDHGSEKGHFAQIFKIDPALQEEPDRVGTLIWQPDLERVLAAHLTSLTGGSSAAVLRGHEVIALTQDDSGVTVTVGTPDGERRLSAPYLVGCDGGRSAVRKLAGFDFPGTEPTSVVRRVLTDAPGLDKLPESGWTGTGMLMRAPGMVATVEFDGFPEDRGLPLTAEEMRASLFRVTGVDVELPEVRGGLRFTDGARQAATYRVGRVLLAGDAAHVHSPNGGQGLNLGLMDAVNLGWKLAATVTGRAPEGLLDTYTAERHPVGAAVLHNTRAQSALLLPGAHVAAMRDIVSDLLDFLEVNRYFGRMLSGLGTRYELPYPATHPLAGRACPDLRLVTGTGGTRTLSELCGSGRPLLVHAPFQPEAAEAAQPWRGALDVAEVTVRDRDDLASALIRPDGTVAWASGPGPADTVTLTAALRAWLPPA